In Parasteatoda tepidariorum isolate YZ-2023 chromosome 8, CAS_Ptep_4.0, whole genome shotgun sequence, the DNA window aataaatatcacaccagttattacaaaaaaataatattatcaacacttactattacaaaaaaaataataaacacagaATAAACAGaatgtacaaataaaaattaattgtatcaataaaaatacatacaaattataatctttcccatgcattatattgacgCCAACAAGGATGAaacaaaatgtacaaataaattaaaacttaatgtataaataaattgaaatgtcaTACAGCACCGCATTAAATAATAGACTAGACAGAGTGATGGGTTGAAAAAAGCATTCTGATAGAAAGTGTTTGGCacaatatatattctttttgacTAGAAGGGAGAACACAAAATGCACTATTGACTATTTTGACATAATTCAGAATCCTTTTCAATCTCTTGAGGCATTGGCAACATCTGCACTTTAAATAAATCAGGAATAACACTTTGAATATTACAGAGATGTAAAGcatttacatcaaaaatattattgtaccATTTAAACAAGGAAGTTTGATTAGCAACTAACATATAACAACACTTAGAAGGTACAAAGTATTTCGAATAAGGCagtaatttattcttataaaaatcagATTCTTTGTAAGGTAAGTATCCAACTTCATACAGGTTAGTACTTTCATTAGAATGTAAGAAGTTCAAATCCAAATATATATCCATGGAGGCAGTGGTGGTCATAATCACATGTGCATATCCATCTTCTGGAAATTGACAGCCCAAAGTCCACAACTTTTTGACTAGATATACATTTTGAGACATCCAAAATAGGCGTTGGTTAGTATTTTTCATGGCAAAGCCATCAGTAGAAAACTTTTTGTCAATCGCAtgccataaataattaaatggttTGTCTTGTCTCGTCGctgtttttaatgtataatcATCCGCTGGTTTATCAGTGTCAGGTACAATGTGCATGAAAGaatctttaagttttaaacGCTTGCAGACGAAATCATCCAAGTAGAGgattcggtaatttttttttaggagtGAGACCATATCAGGTAGATCTTTTCCTTCCATTAAAAAGTGACACTCGTGTGATCCTAACGAATACTTTTCACCTAAGAAGTAAGTGTTTTGATAGGGCAAATTTTGCTGCATCGATTTACGGCATCTATTAGTGTTACACGGCATCTGTCCAATAAGTATTGATGACGACTTTAGTACATCAGAAAATATGCTATTCACTAAATATTCAATGCTtgacagtttgaaaaaaaaatttaacaaaaaaaaaaaaaaaaaaattatataaaaacactaaacagtaaaagaaaataattttaaccttttgctAAGTGTTTGGATTATACACTCATAGATTAAAATACAAACCActgatttttcgaaaaaagattattttactaaacacaatttcttttaaaaatgacttttttcattttttaagtattataccTCTATTTGTTGAAAtgattcgatttattttttttctattttaagtaaacattatgcatattttcgaaaaagcttgtataaaccaaaaaaaagcGAGCACTTGGACGGTTCTTTTTCTTACGGTAGTAACTGAaattatacatgtttttttatcatttttgttaaattatgtgTCTCAAAAGAATACTATTCCTCTAACTTTATACACTAGTAtcacaatatatttcaaaactgaaatagTCAACATAaacagtttctttctttttaacttttattaaaaaaattccatttcattaAGGTATAGACggattaaaaataagagttatttcattttttttaactacgaTTAAAAAGTATCCGAACAGAGCTTGTATGCTACCCAAAAAGTATCCAAACCTAATTTCTAAACGCTGCATAATTCAGTTTAACAATTTGTTAGTTTCTctcatttttgttaaagaaatacaccaaaaaaatgtaaattatattttttggttaCCGTCAAGTTTTTATTAGGTATTGACACTATCCTCAAAAGTATCTGTAAGTCAAAAAATATCCAAACACTTTTTATTCACtcaaaatgcattgaaaatgaaaaataatttgcaaagtgaaatttttttatcgtaattaaaaataattttaacttgaaagtttaaattattttttgaaaatgatctaaaagttaaaattattttggtggaaaaaacatttttccaaagtcttttacatttttgggacccatttcaaaattaatttacactttttccaattttcacattaaattagttgtggaaaaagttttattttttaaacattttcgtacattttgttaaattataaggttttttataattttttgcataaaagattattttttaataaatattattttttacaaagattgttttttagatattatttttaacagatattattttttataaacgtttttttataaacgtttttttaatggatttttgcAACTGCAACGTATCTTTGCGAAATCATGGTATAATAGAATCATCATGTGGATTATAAATACAATCCTGTTGTAATACTTCCAATCGTTTTGTATCGTATAAAATGGGCTCCGTTTCATATTTGATGtcgcatttaaagaaattggCATCTTCATTACATAAAATGACTGACTGAGGGatagatatattatttttaacaattttatcacTATGTTCTAgcataatttcttcaaaacaggAACCAATTCCATTACCCCGAAATCCATTCAACAACTCCATATTTCCGGATCTCATACCCCCCTGTCGAGAACGACCGCGAACTGGCTGACCTAATAGTTTGTCCTTGGTACAATTTGTAGCTACGTAAATGTGTTCGTTGCTCAAATAcaaaatgggaaaataaaaagtagggGCTACTAACGCTCTGCCACGGATAATCTTTCCGTCACTGTTCAATGTAATGTCAACATCTTTTCCCTCCGACTCTTTGGCTTCGACAATCTGTCCACATGTTTGTCTACTGATAATACAATAAGGATTGATTATAATTTCGGGACACATTGTCTGTGAATAGGGTAAACGGTCCTGTAAAAACAACACTCCCTTTTGACCGTGCAGAGTACACAATTTATCTCCCGTACTACACTTGTGAAATGATTCAATCGAAATAAAAAGATACCCTGCCGTCAATTTGTGACTCATTATggtaaaattaggttttttaaaataaatatccagAGCTCGATCACTGAGAGGAACCAGATGCAAATGCATTGTTTGACTCGCAATGACAATTTTTCCAGTTTCACACGTCACAGTTCCCAAAAAAGAAGTGTCTCTTGAAGGATTTTGTTTACCTGTCATGGGATGAAAATACTTGGTGGCCGAACCATTGAATTTAAGTTTAACAGTATAAAAACGATATATATTAAACACCTTCAAATCGCTTCGCATGACGATGCAGTCTTCTTGCGTACACCCTTTAAAACTGGCATACATTAAATTCAACTTGGGTAAATACATGGCAAATTTGTTGGACACCTCGTCCACGGGTTTGAGTACGTGTTTATATTTGTCCGTCATTTTTGTATAAGCCGAAATGGTCTCTTTGAAATACAAACTGTATTCCGATGTTATGGACAACACAGCATTTTTAAGAGAGTTGAgcgtcaaaatatttttcggaaATGCATTATGTTTGAAATGGCGAATGATATCGGTGCTGTAACTCACGATGAAATCGTTACCTTTGAGATTGACGATTTGATCGAGTGAGGTGAAACCGTACACTTGCTCGATCCAGTAATGAATGTCTTTCGACGTGACCCACAGCAACTCTTCTAAGCGTTTAAACAACAGGCCAGCTTTGTAATTGATGAATAAATAATGACCATCTCTATAACATTCTATATATATGAACGTTTCTTTGAGTCTTTTCAAATCAATGGATCGAAAGCAAGCCTCCTTGACGCGAATGCAAGCTGCGTTCACCACGACAAAATATTCTGCTGTAGTTGCTGAATGCTGTACTTTGTCAAGAGGGTCTAAGGGATCCAATTTTAAATGAGCGTAAATGACGCGCGTATCATCTTTCGTGGAAACAAAAGTATGTTTCGTTAACATCATTACTCTGCCTATATTCTTAGTTTCGGATGTGCCAAACAAACACAAAAAACCGATATAACTGTTGTTGAACGACAATACTTTGACCGTTTTCACTTTACTGGAAATTTGTAAATTGGTAAAGTGTGAGAGGTAAGGAATGTAGGGATAATACTGACAGTTGGCATCTCGATACGGTGTggattttttttcgataaacaCCTCGTCGTTCATCCCCACCTCCCGCTGCGTTCGACTAATGCTAGGCGTGTTAAccattttatttgtgaaattagTTTCCTTCCAAAATTCCGTCTTCTTTGAAATAATGTGCAACAAATCACCGCTCTCGATCGACTTTTGAATCATGAGTGCTTTTTTATCAATCTGTTTAAAATTCCATGCAATGGGATCAATGTGTGGATTTTTCTTTCGCAACTGTTCAAATGTTTGCTGAAACATGCGTTCGAGCTCTTCTCTATCGTCTCTcaactttaaatgaataaagagatttttcttgaacagttttaaaaacaaataacccGGACTGATAATGATTCGGTTTTCCAAATTGTCAATTTGAAATCCGTCgacaaatatctttttgaaaaatgtcttaACATCCACAGGATAAGGGCAGTCATCAAAAACAGCGTTCACATCGTCGGAATACACCCCATTATTTAATCGAACGACCAACTGTCCGCGTTGGAAATCATCTACATTGGCAAAATATAAGCtcatttgttttcctttttcgtTGGCATCGTATCGATGGAGACGAACAATACTTTGCTGAACAATGTGAGGATTGGTGGAATCGTTGGTGATGAAAAAGGggatttgtttcaaatttccGTTAATGAGAAAGCAGGTAACGGCAATATCGGCAGTCTCGAATGTTTCCATTGTGATAAAATTGGGTACGTCGTGCAGAGAGGTAAATTCCGTTCGTTGGAGTTTACGAACGGCGACATCCAACTTTGAACCAATCATAATGGGTAAGACggatttcaaaactttaactCGTTTCTTTCTGATGAAACGAATAGAACAAGCATACACACATCGAGTGTAAATGCATTCTTCGAAAGGGACGCTGGCATAAACTAATGTACATTCCATATCATTAAGAATTTCAATGTATTTGTCAATATTCTCGTCGTAATTACAAATCACATTTCGCACCACTTCCTTAATGTTCATATTTGAGTCGGAGTGCTTTTACCCGTtcgataaaagaattttcacaatcttctttataatattgtaaGGAATACGCACACGCTCCCAAAATTATTGTTACTACAAAAATGCAATACAAGTTAACATTATTTAAGATaggtatataatatttatagttgGGTCCAAAAATAGAGGTTaccaatttttcataaaacatacTTGATTCTTTatccaaaatataaaacatgtcATGTTGTCAATAAAACCATTCAATGTCTGacaaataacaaacaaaacaacTGCTGTTATATAGTTTAGaacttttattaagaataaaagtaaaatataaataagtaaataaatttaaaaaaataagtaataaattttacaaaaatacttaattttaaaaaaataaataaataataaatttaaaaaaaatgcttaatttccaaaaaataagtaataaattttaaaaaatacttaatttcgaaaaaaataaataaataataaatttaaaaaaaatgcttagtttCCAAAAAGACTTGAACAATATCACACATTAatcgatttaaaatatatgtttgatccgaatattaaatatttatttttcgagcCAATGTCTAAACAAATGTTTGGAATTACACGTTAAATGCCTTGATTGTGTAACACGAAGTATTAAACAAGATGtttggtatttaatataataaaacaagatGATTCATCTTGTCGAAATTCAAGCTTCGTATATCGGCATAGGTAAATCtacctttttagaaaaatttcccttttcatGTATAGATGATTGTATTGatttggttgaatgtttcgataaATGGTATACAGAATCgctcatttttcaaaatatacaattggATCAATTGACTAAATCTTTCTTACTCTTAGAACATTTCATCAGTAAATTGGAAATGACAACCTCTTCTGTAGTGGTCACTTCTAGAAGTCCCATTATATCTGCCTTCCAATTTTTATCAACACTGACAAATGTACCATCGTCGGTAACCGATGTGTTGATTAAGTACTATAAAAAAAGGATTCAACGAAAAGTGTCGAGTGTGACCATTATTGATTTTGGGACAATCATTTCTCAAGACCAAAATCATGTTCAGGTGGGGTATCAAAGAATGCAACAACGCCATCGAcccatagaaataaattttttcaccaaCAAAcagttttacacaaaattttttagtgtatgtgagattcgaaaaaaaactattgtgaATAAACTGAAACAAGACACATTTTTCAACTACATAGTAGCGCCTTCATTTCATGGTTTTGACTTTAATGATTACAAGTATgtgattaaacaaattttgaaataatgtttttataacattttatgattttgactGTGATTGAAcaggttgaaaaaaattttttatttgtaacgtAAGAAAATCTACAAATGCTTagatgtagaaaaatatttcgctggttgaaaaaagattatttattttttatttattaattttgagatttGTAGTTTAGTAAATTGTGAGTCACTGATCTAAAGATGATGTAAGAAAAATCTACAAACTGAAAGAtttcaaacttataaattaagttGAACATAAAATTGGGTTTTGTTTTGCTAAGAAACAAAATACGTTTGTTTCTGCTAAACaacaaaatacgttttttttttgctaaacaacaaaatacgtttttttttctaaacatcttTATTGGAAAAACCAATACACGTCACTTTTATAACAAACAGATTGTGTTTATCAattacaattacttttataacaaacagattatttatttattttaatatatatttataaaataacgtaTATTTAGTCTAAAAGGTGGGGTAATACTTCGCGAATTTGTTCTGGAGTGTTACTTACAAATCGATCCGGGCGCGGTTTAATAGCTCTCAGCTGCAAATCACACTCATATACCACTCCATTCGTTAAAGGTTGATTTGTGCGTATTTTGACATCCTTGACTAAAAAATGACCATTTTCATAAAGTAAATCGACGGTTTGTGTTggcttcaatttgaaaattttatcatcaaCCGTATGAAAAATGAGTCCATCAGATCgcacatcaaaaatatttatggagttATAGTCTCTGAAATAGGTTTGCACTTTGTAGCGGGGTGGAAGTCTCAATTGAggtaaaaattcgaaaaacacAGACTCTAAATGCAAAACGGGATAGCCTCTTACTTGGTATACATCCAACAAAATAACGGTGTTGTCCAACTTTTCTGCCGCAAAGACAAAACCATTTCCTAGACTAGAGTTTGCAAACTTCTCAAAATGGTTGCCTTCCCACATTTCGTGTATATTTTCCCCAAAACTGAAGATAAAACCAAACACTCCATCGTGTTTTACTGCTACAAACGCATCAGGAATTGGTATTAAAGTGTGAGACACATACTTGCGCTCACATGGGGTTAGTTGGTAGGGCAGCTCAGATCCTTGATCAAACACGGAAAAAACATGTTGATATTCTTCGAGTCGCTTTAAGTCAATGGGTAatcgtttctttttttgattagAATATGCCACCTCCAATTCAAACACCAACCCAAATGTATGTCCGTTCCGGACATAACCATACACTTTGGCATCTtgtgataaattaatttgatagcGATGTTCGACGACTAATGGATATTGATAAAAACcaatatatttgtaatagaGTTTGTAATCCTCTAAAGACCAATGGCGAAAGGGTATTTCTTCCGATTCTACAAATTGGAACCAACGAGATAAAGTATATACAGCATAACGGTTAAGAGTTTTTTTCAAATCCCACGCATCGTCTTTACCacgaaaatttttcagaaactttacTGTTATGGTATCAATCTCAGAAGATAAACTGAAAAGCAAGCGATTCATTTCTTCAAATGAATCGAGTCTGACATGCAATCTGTATTCGTATTCAAACATATTGaaaacctaaattttttaaagtcttctAAGCGTATCACTTCTTTGAAAGCTACGTATCACTTCTTTGAAAGCTACGTATCACTTCTTTGAAAGCTACGTATCACTTCTTTGAAAGCAACGTATCACCTCTTTTAATCAAACCCtagttttttaaagtcttttgaTTATTTGTAGAGTTTCAAATTTTGGCTTTGTATATTATAATCCATACTtgcatttaaacatatttagataatatttttttcaagtgctCTGATAGCTTGTAGAGAGTGTCAAATTTAGTATCCACAATCCagtataaaaatgcaaaatatagaCATAAAAAGATGACCAGATACGATAAGTTAATTTGAATTACATAAGCAACTAAAGCATACAGAATTGGAGGGGTAGCTGCCGCAATCAAGGTCAATTTAGAGAAAAACTGCTTACCCAAAGCAAGGTGAACAGGAGGACCAATTTTGGCTTCTTCTTCTTGTAATTGAGTACTTACACTTTTAAGAAATGACATGAGactttcttattttgttattaatgttaaatactCGCTAAAAGATGTGAGGTTTTAGATACCTAACTagaactaataataaatttttacatcaaatgtTACACATTTGATTGGATACTATGTATCTCTAGTTCGTTCAGAAGTTGACACTTGACTCCACCTCCTCGGgagcagagttcatttcagcgcaagaataataataaaaaaagaaaagaaaaaaaagaaaaaaaaaacatttttagtcgGAAATTGAAATAACCTTAAATGGGTGCCAAACAGAAATAC includes these proteins:
- the LOC139426176 gene encoding uncharacterized protein, which encodes MNDEVFIEKKSTPYRDANCQYYPYIPYLSHFTNLQISSKVKTVKVLSFNNSYIGFLCLFGTSETKNIGRVMMLTKHTFVSTKDDTRVIYAHLKLDPLDPLDKVQHSATTAEYFVVVNAACIRVKEACFRSIDLKRLKETFIYIECYRDGHYLFINYKAGLLFKRLEELLWVTSKDIHYWIEQVYGFTSLDQIVNLKGNDFIVSYSTDIIRHFKHNAFPKNILTLNSLKNAVLSITSEYSLYFKETISAYTKMTDKYKHVLKPVDEVSNKFAMYLPKLNLMYASFKGCTQEDCIVMRSDLKVFNIYRFYTVKLKFNGSATKYFHPMTGKQNPSRDTSFLGTVTCETGKIVIASQTMHLHLVPLSDRALDIYFKKPNFTIMSHKLTAGYLFISIESFHKCSTGDKLCTLHGQKGVLFLQDRLPYSQTMCPEIIINPYCIISRQTCGQIVEAKESEGKDVDITLNSDGKIIRGRALVAPTFYFPILYLSNEHIYVATNCTKDKLLGQPVRGRSRQGGMRSGNMELLNGFRGNGIGSCFEEIMLEHSDKIVKNNISIPQSVILCNEDANFFKCDIKYETEPILYDTKRLEVLQQDCIYNPHDDSIIP